One genomic region from Yamadazyma tenuis chromosome 4, complete sequence encodes:
- the GCD7 gene encoding GCD complex subunit gcd7 (COG:J; EggNog:ENOG503NUHV) has translation MVDNKQLKPEITALLNPVVDQLTRHQITGDKTIALEISHLLMRVISATRWSNPYDLVNTIRQVGVVLQAALPREFICGNIVRRVLSIIRVEIEENLELDPNSESNTMMSSIFSLLSTNNNTVKQESLIQSKKQSSDLRSIIIQGIRDLIDEIINVNEGLENMSADLIHDNEILLTPTPNSSTVLQFLIKARSKRKFTVLVTENYPNEIEQTHKFIKKLADNKIETILIPDTTTFAMMSRVGKVIVGSNTVFANGGCMSNSGVSNVVECAREHKTPVFAVAGLYKLSPLYPFNRNDLIKVGNSGKVLNYSDYELLENVDIITNPLNDYIPPENIDIYITNIGGFAPSFIYRIVLDNYKPEDNNLE, from the coding sequence ATGGTAGATAATAAACAACTAAAACCAGAGATAACCGCGTTGTTGAACCCCGTGGTCGATCAACTCACTCGCCATCAAATCACGGGTGATAAGACCATTGCCTTGGAGATCTCTCATTTGCTTATGAGGGTGATTTCTGCTACCAGATGGTCCAACCCATACGATTTGGTGAATACCATAAGGCAGGTGGGTGTAGTTTTACAAGCGGCCCTTCCTCGCGAGTTCATTTGTGGCAATATTGTCAGAAGAGTATTGTCAATAATAAGGGTTGAAATAGAAGAGAACCTTGAGCTAGACCCAAACTCCGAGTCTAATACGATGATGAGCTCAATTTTCAGCTTGTTATCCACTAACAATAATACCGTTAAGCAAGAGTCCTTAATACAACTGAAAAAGCAAAGCAGTGACTTGAGATCTATCATCATACAAGGGATCAGAGATTTGATCGATGAAATCATAAATGTCAATGAAGGGTTGGAAAACATGTCAGCCGACTTGATTCATGATAATGAGATCCTATTAACCCCCACTCCTAATTCGTCGACGGTGTTACAGTTTTTGATTAAGGCCAGATCCAAGAGAAAGTTCACGGTGTTGGTGACAGAGAACTACCCCAACGAGATTGAGCAGACTCATAAatttatcaagaaattggccGACAATAAGATAGAGACAATATTAATACCAGACACAACTACCTTCGCCATGATGTCACGGGTCGGGAAAGTCATTGTTGGATCGAATACTGTCTTTGCAAATGGTGGATGTATGTCGAACTCGGGTGTTTCGAACGTAGTGGAATGTGCCAGAGAGCACAAAACTCCTGTGTTTGCTGTGGCAGGTTTGTACAAGTTGTCACCCTTATACCCGTTCAACAGaaatgatttgatcaaggtAGGAAATTCAGGAAAGGTATTGAATTATTCGGACTACGAACTACTTGAAAACGTTGATATTATCACCAATCCATTGAACGATTACATACCACCAGAAAACATCGATATATACATCACCAACATTGGAGGGTTTGCACCTTCCTTCATCTATAGAATCGTGTTGGATAACTACAAGCCTGAGGATAATAATTTAGAATAG